The nucleotide window GCGAGGTCGCCTCGGTCATCTATCGACGCGCGCTGAAGGAGGACCTCATTCGCGGCCGCTCCATCGAGGGCGTCGCGACCGCCGCGCTGTACGCCGCCTGCCGTCAGGAGGGCATCCCGCGCTCGCTCGACGAGGTGGCCGAGGTGTCCCGCGTCGAGCAGAAGGAGATCGGCCGGACCTACCGCTACATCTCCCAGGAACTCGGCCTCGAACTGAAGCCCGTCGACCCCAAGCAGTTCGTCCCCCGGTTCGCCTCGGCGCTCGACCTCTCGGAGGAGACGCAGGCGAAGGCCACCGAGATCATCGACGTCTCCGCCGAGCAGGGCCTGCTCTCGGGCAAGTCGCCGACCGGCTTCGCCGCCGCCGCCATCTACGCGGCGTCGCTGCTGTGCAACGAGAAGAAGACCCAGCGCGAGGTCGCCGACGTCGCCCAGGTGACCGAGGTCACCATCCGCAACCGCTACCAGGAGCAGATCGAGGCGATGGGCTTCCGCTAAGTCTCGGACCGCACCCGTTTCACACACGTTTTCTACTGGCGTCCGACTACCTCGCCACGAACACGACGACCTTCCTGTTCCACAGACCGAGTCGGAGTTCGAACGCCTCGTAGCCGCCACCGAGTCGGTCGGTCACCGCGACGCGGTTGGCTGGCTTCGTCACCACGACCGGCGGCGCCTCGTTCGCGAGTTGCGAGGGCTCCCGCACGCTCGTCACCTCCGCGTCCAGCCGCTCGAAGTACCACTGTAGCGGGAGCCGAGCGCCCCACGCCGCCTGGTCCGACGGCGACACCGGCGGCCGGTCGTACTCCTGCCCGGTGGCGAGTTCCTCCCCGACGTACGCCACGTCGGGGCCGGCCGAGTTGCCCGCCATCGCGCCCTCGGCGGCCGTGAGCATGGCGTCCGGATCGTCGGCAGGCTGACCGAACTGCGCGAACGGCGACCGTGGCTCCGGAGGCCCGTAGGCGCCCGCGACGGCCGTTCCCGCGCCGGCGGCGACCACGGCTACGACGAGCAGGACCACCACCAGGCGGGCCGGGTCGGCCCCCTCCGCCCTGGCGAGGAGCACGCGCGCACCCCCCGCGAGCGCCACCGCGGCGGGAAGCGCGAGCCACGGGAGCACGTGAACGGCGGCCCACGTCTCGGAGTACATCGACGCGATGGCGAAGAACAGCACCCCGAGGCCCGCGACGTACGCGCCGAAGGCGACGATCCCCCGGGACTCCCTCCGGTAGCGCTCCCCGAGGAACCCGAGGAGCCCGAGGACGACGACCGGCCACGACGTGGCGAGGAGCGTCCGGACGTACCCGGCGAGCGCCGGGACGAACTCGCGCCCGCCGGGATAACCGAGGTCGATGCGGGCGGCGATGCGGAGCTGCGAGAACCGCTCGGCCGACCCGGCGAACGTCCAGGTGACGACCTCGGGGAACGTCCCCGGGTTGAACAGCCCCGTCCCCGGCCCGCCCGCGCGGGGCGCGAAGAGGAGGAGGAAGACGCCGAGGAAGACGAACAGGGCGCGGGCGAGCGGCGTCGCGTGCTCCCGGTACCAGACGACCGATCCGCGGAGCCGCGTGACGGCCGCCCCGGGGACGCCCCGGACGCGCGCCTCGTCGAGCACCAGCAGGCCGCCGGCGAGCCAGAGCACCGGGTAGGCGACGGCGAACCCGGAGGACGCGAACGCGAGCGCGACGGCCGCGGCGGCCAGGTACAGCGCCCAGCGCTCGCCGGTTCGGCGGTACCGGACGGCGCCGCCGACGGCGACGAACCCGAACGCAGCAGCGGGGACGTCGCCGCGGAGGAAGCGCGAGTAGTACAGCAGGAGCGGTTCGAACGCGAGCAGGCCGGCGAGCGCGACGGTCTCGTCGTCGCGGAGCGCCCCCCGGAACAGCAGCGCGGCGAGCGGGAGGAGGCCGCCGACGAGCGCGACGACGGCGCGGGCCGTGGTATCGGTGGCGCCGAACAGTCCGAACACGTGGCGGTTGACCAGGTAGAGGAACGGGCCGCCGGCGACCGGGCGGTACTCGTAGGCGCCCGACTCGAGGTACCGGAGCGTCCAGTACCCGACGCGGCCCTCGTCCCAGTGGAACGGGCGGTCGCCGAGGGCGACGAATCGGGCGACGAGCGCGAGGAGGGCGAGGCCGGCGACCGCGAGGGCGACACGATCCGGGCGTCGACGGGGCGACGTCCGGCGGTCCCCGGTGTCCGACATACCCGGCCGTGTCGCCGCCTCGGTAGTATGTCTTCGGATTCCTCGTCGCTTCACCGGTTGTCCGGACGGAGAGCATCGGGCAGATCTTCATCGGTTCGGTGGTGGGGATGGTCGATTGAACGGCGACCACCGTATGGTCAACTGGACGACTGCTACTGCTAGCTCCAGTGAGGCACCACCGGCCTCCCCAACCGACTGCGCGTCTCGCGCTCCCTTCGGTCGCGCTACGATGCTCATCCCTGGATCGCGTGTGCTCGCGCCCAACGGCGCTCGCGTCACACGCCCCAACCGCGACTGGGTGGGGTGCCGGTCAGCCGGCGGACGACACACGACCGACAGCCCGCGGAACGACCAACCGGACGACCGAACGTGCAAACCCCGATCGAACCCGACAGAGTCCGTCCGCTTCGACACCCTCTTTCCGACCCGCGCGAACCCCCATACCATGTCGCTCGTAGCCTCGCTCCCCGGCCGGCCGCTCTCGGACGCCGAGGTCGCCTCGCTCAACCGCGCCGACTCGGTCGAACTCGCCGTCGCCGTCGACGAGTCCGGACCGACCGAGGGGCTCCTGCTCGCCACCGACGACTGGGTGAAGGGGCTCCGCTTCCTCGGCGGCGCCTGGGAGGTCACGGAGACCGTCGACATCGACGGGGAGGAGGACCGCTACGACGCGCTCCGCGCCTGCGAGGACGCCGTGCGCGAGGCCCAGGAGGCGGACGCGAACGCCGACGCTCCGGCTACCGACGACCCCGAGAACGACTGACCCGGCCGGGGGCTTTAGGTGGCAGTCCGGCAATTTCCGGTCGTATGTACGACGACATCCTCGTTCCGACCGACGGGAGCGCGGCCGCGGACGCGGCCGTCGAACACGCTGTGACGCTCGCGGAGCGGTTCGACGCGACGCTCCACGCGCTCTACGTCGTGGACTCGACCGCGTACTCCTCGCTGGAGGCCGGCAGCCAGATGGTCGCCGAGGCGCTGGAGGACGAGGGCGAGGCCGCCGTCGACCGCATCGCGGCGGCGGCCAACGACGCCGACCTGCCGGTCGTCGAGTCGGTCGTCTCCGGGACGGCGTACCGCTCCATCCTCGAGTACGCCGGCGAAGAGGACATCGACCTCATCACGATGGGCACCCACGGCCGACGCGGCATCGACCGCTACCTGCTCGGGAGCGTCACCGAGCGGGTCGTCCGCTCGGCCGACCAGCCCGTGCTCACGGTCAGGTACCATAAGGACGAGGCGGAGTAGGGAGCCCACGAGGGTGATCGGGGGGGGAGGAGGGAGCTCCCGAGGGCGAGCGGACGGCGGAGGGAACGAGGACGAACCCAGACGCGGGGTCGCCGTCGCGATCGCTGGTCACCACCGACCCGTCACGCGGGTCACACACGCAGGTCGCCGGGACGGCGCCCTTTATCCCCGTCGACGCGAACACCGAGCTATGAGCCTCGCCGTCGAGCACGACGACCTGGTGACGTTCCGCAGGGACCTCCACCGCCACCCCGAACCCGCGTGGTGCGAGTTCTACACGACCGCCCGCATCGTCTCGGAGCTGGAGACGCGCGACGTGGACGAGATCCACTACGGCCCGGGGATCCTCGGCTCCGAGCGCATGAACGTGCCAGACGACGACGAACTGGCCGAGTGGTTCGAGCGGGCGAAGGACGCCGGCGCCCGCGAGGACATCCTCGCGGAGCTCGAGGGCGGGTACACCGGCGCGGTCGCGGTGATTCGGCGGGGCGACGGGCCCGTCGTCGGCCTGCGGGTGGACATCGACGCGCTCCCCATCCAGGAGGCTGACGCCGAGCACGCGCCCGCCGAGGGCGACTTCCGCTCGGGGAACGAGGGCTGGATGCACGCCTGCGGCCACGACGCCCACGCGACGTTCGGCCTCGGCGCCATCGACGAGATCCTCGAGTCCGACTTCGAGGGGACGCTGAAGGTGTTCTTCCAGCCGGGCGAGGAGCAGATCGTCGGCGGCGAGCCGATGGCCGACTCCGAACTCATCGACGACGTCGAGTACCTCATCGCCTCCCACGTCGGCCTCGACCACCCGACGGGCGAGGTCGTCGCCGGCGTCGA belongs to Halorarum halophilum and includes:
- a CDS encoding flippase activity-associated protein Agl23, encoding MSDTGDRRTSPRRRPDRVALAVAGLALLALVARFVALGDRPFHWDEGRVGYWTLRYLESGAYEYRPVAGGPFLYLVNRHVFGLFGATDTTARAVVALVGGLLPLAALLFRGALRDDETVALAGLLAFEPLLLYYSRFLRGDVPAAAFGFVAVGGAVRYRRTGERWALYLAAAAVALAFASSGFAVAYPVLWLAGGLLVLDEARVRGVPGAAVTRLRGSVVWYREHATPLARALFVFLGVFLLLFAPRAGGPGTGLFNPGTFPEVVTWTFAGSAERFSQLRIAARIDLGYPGGREFVPALAGYVRTLLATSWPVVVLGLLGFLGERYRRESRGIVAFGAYVAGLGVLFFAIASMYSETWAAVHVLPWLALPAAVALAGGARVLLARAEGADPARLVVVLLVVAVVAAGAGTAVAGAYGPPEPRSPFAQFGQPADDPDAMLTAAEGAMAGNSAGPDVAYVGEELATGQEYDRPPVSPSDQAAWGARLPLQWYFERLDAEVTSVREPSQLANEAPPVVVTKPANRVAVTDRLGGGYEAFELRLGLWNRKVVVFVAR
- a CDS encoding amidohydrolase; translation: MSLAVEHDDLVTFRRDLHRHPEPAWCEFYTTARIVSELETRDVDEIHYGPGILGSERMNVPDDDELAEWFERAKDAGAREDILAELEGGYTGAVAVIRRGDGPVVGLRVDIDALPIQEADAEHAPAEGDFRSGNEGWMHACGHDAHATFGLGAIDEILESDFEGTLKVFFQPGEEQIVGGEPMADSELIDDVEYLIASHVGLDHPTGEVVAGVDGFLAVSHFLAEFSGEPSHAGGHPEEGRNTVQAMAAAIQNLYAIPRHSDGATRVNAGLVGGGTATNIIPEESFIEGEVRGETTELMQYMNDKAENVLRSAARMHDVEVETERLGRAPSATSDQELVDVVADVARDVTGVDSVLERDQLGGSEDATFLMQAVQDNGGYATYVGIGTDHPGGHHTSTFDVDEESLDIGVELLSKAVLAVAEQRP
- a CDS encoding transcription initiation factor IIB yields the protein MEGPSRQRQREAGESETQSDETVTCPECESDEVVMDADQGELVCDDCGLVLDERQIDRGPEWRAFNHSERQSKSRVGAPVTETMHDKGLTTTIDWKDKDAYGRSLSSEKRSQMHRLRKWQERIRTKDAGERNLQFALSEIDRMASALGVPRSVREVASVIYRRALKEDLIRGRSIEGVATAALYAACRQEGIPRSLDEVAEVSRVEQKEIGRTYRYISQELGLELKPVDPKQFVPRFASALDLSEETQAKATEIIDVSAEQGLLSGKSPTGFAAAAIYAASLLCNEKKTQREVADVAQVTEVTIRNRYQEQIEAMGFR
- a CDS encoding universal stress protein, which gives rise to MYDDILVPTDGSAAADAAVEHAVTLAERFDATLHALYVVDSTAYSSLEAGSQMVAEALEDEGEAAVDRIAAAANDADLPVVESVVSGTAYRSILEYAGEEDIDLITMGTHGRRGIDRYLLGSVTERVVRSADQPVLTVRYHKDEAE